One Pseudorasbora parva isolate DD20220531a chromosome 4, ASM2467924v1, whole genome shotgun sequence genomic region harbors:
- the mri1 gene encoding methylthioribose-1-phosphate isomerase: protein MTLEAIRYQSGSLQILNQLLLPHKSVFDEIHSVKDGYEAIKSMKVRGAPAIAIVGCLSLAVELQAGAGGDDLVSFIRDSLCHLTSARPTAVNMGRAARELMEFTENESMEKNTKQLRQSVIGWIEEMLARDLNDNKKIGNYGAQHILSGVPRDSVTILTHCNTGSLATAGYGTALGVVRSLHALGRLKRLYCTETRPYNQGARLTAYEAVAENFPATLITDSMAALAMREKGITAVVVGADRVVANGDTANKIGTYQLAIAAKHHGIPFYVAAPSTSCDLSLKSGRDIVIEERPPEELTSINGVPVAAPGIDVWNPAFDVTPHQLITGGIITELGVFLPSELQAALTGRLTAL from the exons ATGACGCTGGAAGCGATCCGGTACCAGTCCGGGTCTCTGCAGATCCTCAACCAGCTGCTGCTGCCGCACAAGAGCGTGTTCGACGAGATCCACTCGGTGAAGGACGGCTATGAGGCCATCAAGAGCATGAAG GTGCGGGGCGCTCCTGCGATCGCCATCGTGGGGTGCCTGAGCCTGGCGGTGGAGCTGCAGGCGGGCGCCGGCGGGGACGACCTGGTGTCCTTCATCCGGGACTCTCTGTGCCATCTGACCTCCGCCCGACCCACAGCCGTCAACATGGGCCGAGCCGCCCGCGAGCTCATGGAGTTCACGGAGAACGAGAGCATGGAGAAGAACACAAAGCAGCTCAGACagag CGTGATTGGCTGGATTGAGGAGATGCTGGCGCGAGACTTGAACGACAACAAAAAAATCGGCAACTACGGCGCCCAGCACATCCTGTCCGGGGTCCCGCGAGACTCCGTCACCATCCTCACACACTGCAACACCGGCAGCCTCGCCACAGCGGGATACGGCACAGCTctcg GAGTGGTTCGGTCGCTGCACGCGCTGGGCCGGCTGAAGCGTTTGTACTGCACAGAGACGAGGCCCTACAACCAGGGCGCCCGACTGACGGCCTACGAGGCGGTCGCTGAAAACTTCCCGGCCACCCTCATCACAGACAGCATGGCGGCGCTCGCCATGAGGGAGAAGGGCATCACAG CTGTCGTCGTCGGAGCGGACCGGGTGGTTGCGAACGGGGACACGGCAAACAAAATAGGCACGTATCAGCTGGCCATCGCCGCCAAACATCACGGCATACCGTTTTACGTGGCGGCGCCCAGCACGTCCTGCGACCTGAGTCTGAAGAGCGGACGGGACATCGTGATCGAGGAGCGCCCGCCGGAGGAGCTCACCAGCATCAACGGGGTTCCTGTCGCTGCACCGG ggaTCGACGTGTGGAACCCGGCGTTCGACGTGACCCCTCATCAGCTGATCACCGGCGGTATAATCACCGAACTCGGGGTGTTCCTGCCGTCCGAACTGCAGGCGGCGCTCACGGGGCGACTCACGGCCCTCTGA